One genomic region from Streptomyces sp. NBC_01431 encodes:
- a CDS encoding SDR family oxidoreductase, translating into MLLSGKTVIVSGVGAGLGHQVAAAVVRDGGNAVLGARTEANLAKSAAEIDPDGAHTAYLATDITDEGQCEALAALAAERFGGIDAVVHVAAWDSYFGGLQDADFATWQQVIDVNLLGTLRMTRACLPALKRRGGSVVIIGTQSAVAAPSQVRQAAYAASKGALTSAMYSMARELGPDRIRVNTVLPGWMWGPPVQAYVQFTAQTDGVPEEEVLARLTERMALPELATDGDVAEAVVFLACDRARSITGQSLLVNAGELMS; encoded by the coding sequence ATGTTGCTGAGTGGGAAGACCGTCATCGTGTCCGGCGTCGGGGCCGGTCTCGGGCACCAGGTCGCCGCGGCCGTCGTGCGCGACGGGGGCAACGCGGTCCTCGGCGCCCGCACGGAGGCCAACCTCGCCAAGTCCGCGGCCGAGATCGACCCGGACGGCGCCCACACCGCGTACCTGGCGACCGACATCACGGACGAGGGCCAGTGCGAGGCGCTCGCCGCGCTCGCGGCCGAGCGCTTCGGGGGGATCGACGCGGTCGTGCACGTGGCGGCCTGGGACAGCTACTTCGGCGGCCTCCAGGACGCGGACTTCGCCACCTGGCAGCAGGTCATCGACGTGAACCTGCTCGGCACGCTCCGCATGACCCGGGCCTGCCTGCCCGCACTCAAGCGGCGCGGCGGCTCCGTCGTCATCATCGGTACGCAGTCGGCGGTGGCGGCGCCCTCGCAGGTGCGGCAGGCGGCGTACGCGGCCTCGAAGGGCGCGCTGACCTCGGCCATGTACTCGATGGCGCGCGAGCTCGGACCGGACCGGATCCGGGTCAACACCGTGCTGCCGGGCTGGATGTGGGGCCCGCCGGTGCAGGCGTACGTCCAGTTCACCGCGCAGACCGACGGCGTGCCCGAGGAGGAGGTGCTCGCCCGGCTCACCGAGCGGATGGCCCTGCCGGAGCTGGCCACGGACGGCGACGTGGCCGAGGCGGTGGTCTTCCTCGCCTGCGACCGGGCCCGGTCCATCACCGGGCAGTCCCTGCTGGTGAACGCGGGCGAGTTGATGAGCTGA
- a CDS encoding DUF397 domain-containing protein: MPILQGATDTWTKSSYSTGNGACVEVKSPETHAIAVRDSKVCEGPSISFAPGAWTAFVAEVTRDSLS, encoded by the coding sequence ATGCCAATTCTTCAGGGCGCCACGGACACCTGGACCAAGTCCTCGTACTCCACCGGAAACGGCGCATGCGTTGAGGTCAAGTCACCCGAGACCCACGCCATCGCGGTGCGCGACTCGAAAGTCTGCGAGGGGCCCTCGATCTCCTTCGCCCCCGGCGCGTGGACCGCGTTCGTGGCCGAGGTGACCCGGGACTCCCTCAGCTGA
- a CDS encoding helix-turn-helix domain-containing protein yields MASNVNPTVRRRRLGQELRRLRELKGMTAEEVAERLLVSQSKISRLENGRRSISQRDVRDLCGVYEVDDHRIVDSLMQMAKDSRQQGWWHAFGDIPYSVYIGLETDAASLRVYDPQVVPGLLQTRQYAESLIAGALPETAPTDVEKRVSVRVRRQERVQAQDNPLRLWVVIDEAALRRVIGDRQLMIEQLEHLIQQSQLPHVTVQVLPFSMGAHPGINGQYAILEFPDASDSSVVYIEGVTSDLYLEKANDVQKYSVMYEHLRAQALNVDQTREFITEIAKEYARGSAE; encoded by the coding sequence GTGGCGTCCAACGTCAATCCCACCGTCAGGCGGCGCCGACTGGGCCAGGAGCTGCGCAGACTCCGCGAGCTGAAAGGCATGACGGCCGAAGAGGTCGCCGAACGCCTGCTGGTGTCCCAGTCGAAGATCAGCCGCTTGGAGAACGGCCGTCGGTCCATCAGCCAGCGCGATGTCCGCGATCTGTGCGGGGTGTACGAGGTCGACGACCACCGCATCGTCGATTCGCTGATGCAGATGGCCAAGGACTCCCGCCAGCAAGGCTGGTGGCACGCCTTCGGCGACATCCCGTACAGCGTCTACATCGGCCTGGAGACGGACGCGGCGAGCCTGCGCGTCTACGATCCGCAGGTCGTGCCGGGGCTGCTCCAGACCCGTCAGTACGCCGAATCCCTGATCGCGGGGGCGCTTCCGGAGACAGCGCCGACCGACGTCGAGAAACGGGTCAGCGTCAGGGTGAGGCGGCAGGAGAGAGTGCAGGCGCAGGACAATCCGCTGCGGCTGTGGGTGGTCATCGACGAGGCGGCGCTGCGCCGCGTGATCGGCGACCGGCAGCTGATGATCGAGCAGCTGGAGCACCTCATCCAGCAGTCGCAACTGCCCCATGTCACCGTCCAGGTACTGCCGTTCAGCATGGGCGCGCATCCGGGCATCAACGGCCAATACGCCATTCTGGAATTCCCGGACGCCTCGGACTCCAGCGTCGTTTACATCGAAGGCGTCACCAGCGACCTGTATCTGGAAAAGGCGAATGATGTCCAGAAATACAGCGTGATGTACGAGCATCTGCGGGCACAGGCGCTGAATGTGGACCAGACCCGGGAATTCATTACCGAGATCGCCAAGGAGTACGCCAGGGGCTCCGCGGAGTGA
- a CDS encoding GOLPH3/VPS74 family protein, protein MGRSRRTIPEELLLLALDPATGTTAQPQSLDLGLAGAQLVELALAGRIAPDGDRIAVVMARPTGDPTLDSALELLRRRGSPVRAVHWIGGPRLGLRQIYLAHLERCGMVHAVSGQMCGVLPTTRYQATDTAISRDIRARLDSAIRTGVPPDPRTAALAALAHAVGLGKHLYPGNEGRSSRSRLRDLIRHDPMGGLVAHAVMDVQNGAAAQPRRNGNGPAAAAPSGGSRHAVAAAVSMQPHHGTMARAVVHH, encoded by the coding sequence ATGGGCAGGAGCCGCAGAACTATTCCGGAAGAGCTGTTGCTGCTCGCTCTGGACCCGGCCACGGGCACCACAGCGCAGCCGCAGTCGCTCGACCTCGGCCTCGCCGGAGCACAGCTAGTGGAGCTGGCTCTGGCAGGACGGATAGCCCCAGATGGGGATCGTATCGCCGTGGTGATGGCACGGCCGACAGGAGATCCGACCTTGGACTCCGCACTGGAACTGCTGCGCAGGCGCGGCAGCCCGGTACGGGCCGTCCACTGGATCGGCGGACCCCGCCTGGGGCTCCGCCAGATTTACCTCGCGCACCTGGAGAGGTGCGGCATGGTGCATGCCGTATCGGGCCAGATGTGCGGAGTGCTGCCGACGACTCGCTACCAAGCGACGGACACGGCGATCAGCCGGGACATCAGGGCCCGGCTGGACAGTGCGATCCGCACCGGCGTACCGCCGGACCCGCGGACCGCGGCGCTTGCCGCGCTGGCCCACGCAGTCGGGCTCGGCAAGCACCTCTACCCCGGCAACGAGGGGCGTTCATCGCGCTCCCGGCTAAGGGACCTGATCAGGCACGACCCGATGGGCGGTCTCGTCGCGCACGCCGTGATGGACGTCCAGAACGGCGCGGCCGCTCAACCGCGCCGTAACGGCAACGGCCCCGCCGCCGCGGCGCCGAGCGGCGGAAGCCGCCATGCGGTGGCGGCCGCCGTCTCGATGCAGCCGCATCACGGGACGATGGCCCGAGCCGTGGTGCACCACTAG
- a CDS encoding D-alanyl-D-alanine carboxypeptidase, with amino-acid sequence MVRTYVGGATGRLEEASVAGESPDKSEQKQSSGETTRSERDPRLTLSAASSPSGKGEDGAAAAGGSASASGSGSGSGPAGSGSAHGSGRGSEATAGAGAVDQATAVFRAPRQEDGDSRLRAAVAAWVDQEADGGGDSAVAAKAEGVKAEPATPEDVADSGGAKPEAAEPEGAAAGADAPERAVEGAAAGADAPEPVAAGGGTPDDGAPKGGTPGSRSAAKGAAPEDPDALSSRAEKSPAAEPKSAAKGGAPESPAAEPESAADGGAPETPAAEPQDAAKGGAPQSETRGRGAAESEDGSRGGGARREAPQAPAKAAPAMDDAAEPAAPKSGAAKPGVAEASSDAKSTGDATATDAARTTGTGSDAKSTGAATDVAPTAGTGADSDAKSTGTDTPAPGSRGTSWGAKQSPATGSGTDQPSPAGGSGSGTDRPSSAGDSGSGIDPSAPADGSGGVHRPSPAEGGSSGTAQSSPAEGGTRGTDQPSPATGSRGTDKPSTTSGNRGVDQPTTAFKAVAPPAVDQPTAMLKLPSPKREAPAERASQFVPLRTDDAGAGTDAPVRQPGAPKITPPPVVAPPQAMPEHAERTKQQPLPPKPPLDLLAELTNTPPPPQTPVRTTVRRFKIWTPLVLLLLVVFAVVQIVRPLPSPRLALTSSATYTFAGDALGLPWPAEGQSAVSVDGVGSLGTHGEQKPAPLASVAKTMTAYVILKEHPISGKQEGPKITVDQQAEDDAKKPDESTAPIRKDQQFTEKQMLELLMIPSGNNAARLLARWDAGNEEAFIAKMNATAKELGMTSSTYTDPSGLKETTVSTPTDQLKLAQAVMQNDVFRGIVNTPQIKIPGIPTTIYNNNTILLKPGVSGIKTGSSTPAGGNLLWAADTVVDGKNQRIYGIVMGQHTGTTLDSKLKAAINNSYTLIQAVQKAVTSATVVKKGDVVGYVDNGLGGKTPLVAAKDLKAIGWPGLKVDVTIGDGGKAVPHSAKAGTVVGELSIGSGPGRQTAPVELGSAMAEPGIGDKLTRLG; translated from the coding sequence ATGGTCCGGACCTACGTCGGCGGCGCCACGGGGCGCCTGGAGGAGGCATCGGTGGCGGGCGAGTCCCCCGACAAGTCGGAGCAGAAGCAGTCGTCGGGGGAGACGACTCGCAGTGAACGCGATCCGCGTCTCACACTCTCCGCGGCTTCGTCCCCTTCCGGCAAGGGGGAGGACGGCGCGGCGGCGGCCGGCGGTTCCGCATCCGCGTCGGGTTCTGGTTCTGGATCCGGCCCCGCCGGGTCCGGGTCCGCTCATGGTTCCGGTCGTGGTTCCGAAGCCACGGCCGGGGCGGGTGCCGTGGACCAGGCGACGGCGGTCTTCCGGGCCCCGCGCCAGGAGGACGGCGACTCCCGGCTCCGCGCGGCGGTGGCGGCGTGGGTCGACCAGGAGGCGGACGGAGGGGGCGACTCCGCGGTCGCGGCGAAGGCCGAGGGCGTGAAGGCCGAGCCCGCCACGCCGGAGGATGTCGCGGACAGCGGGGGTGCGAAGCCTGAGGCTGCCGAGCCGGAGGGTGCGGCGGCTGGGGCCGACGCGCCTGAGCGGGCTGTGGAGGGTGCGGCAGCTGGGGCTGACGCGCCTGAGCCCGTGGCTGCCGGGGGCGGGACGCCGGACGATGGGGCGCCGAAGGGTGGAACGCCGGGTTCGCGGAGCGCTGCCAAGGGGGCGGCGCCGGAAGACCCGGACGCGTTGTCGTCGCGCGCTGAAAAGAGCCCGGCTGCCGAGCCGAAGAGCGCCGCCAAGGGCGGGGCGCCCGAGAGCCCGGCCGCCGAGCCGGAGAGCGCGGCCGATGGTGGGGCGCCCGAGACCCCGGCCGCAGAACCGCAGGATGCCGCCAAGGGCGGCGCCCCCCAGTCGGAGACCCGTGGGCGCGGGGCCGCCGAGTCGGAGGACGGCTCCCGGGGCGGGGGCGCGAGACGCGAGGCGCCGCAGGCGCCCGCCAAGGCTGCCCCGGCGATGGACGATGCCGCTGAACCCGCCGCCCCCAAGTCCGGCGCCGCTAAGCCCGGCGTTGCTGAGGCAAGCAGCGACGCCAAGTCGACCGGCGACGCCACTGCCACCGATGCTGCCCGCACCACGGGCACGGGCAGCGACGCGAAGTCGACCGGGGCCGCCACCGACGTCGCCCCCACCGCCGGCACGGGCGCCGACAGCGACGCCAAGTCCACCGGCACCGACACCCCCGCACCCGGCTCCAGAGGCACCTCCTGGGGTGCCAAGCAGAGCCCCGCCACGGGTAGCGGAACAGATCAGCCCAGCCCCGCCGGAGGCAGTGGCAGCGGGACCGATCGGCCCAGCTCGGCCGGAGACAGCGGCAGCGGAATCGATCCGTCCGCCCCTGCCGACGGCAGCGGCGGCGTACATCGGCCCAGCCCCGCCGAAGGCGGCAGTAGCGGAACCGCTCAGTCCAGCCCCGCCGAAGGCGGCACTCGCGGAACCGATCAGCCCAGCCCCGCCACCGGCAGTCGCGGAACCGATAAACCCAGCACCACCAGCGGCAATCGCGGGGTCGATCAGCCGACCACCGCGTTCAAGGCCGTCGCGCCGCCCGCCGTCGATCAGCCGACGGCGATGCTCAAGCTGCCCTCGCCCAAGCGGGAGGCCCCCGCCGAGCGTGCGAGCCAGTTCGTGCCGCTGCGGACCGACGACGCGGGCGCGGGGACGGACGCACCCGTCCGGCAGCCCGGCGCTCCGAAGATCACTCCGCCGCCGGTCGTCGCGCCTCCCCAGGCGATGCCCGAGCACGCCGAGCGGACCAAGCAGCAGCCCCTGCCGCCGAAGCCCCCGCTCGACCTGCTCGCCGAGCTGACGAACACCCCGCCCCCGCCGCAGACCCCGGTCCGCACCACGGTGCGGCGGTTCAAGATATGGACCCCGCTGGTTCTGCTGCTGCTCGTCGTGTTTGCGGTCGTACAGATCGTGCGCCCGCTTCCGTCGCCGCGGCTGGCCCTCACCTCGTCGGCCACGTACACCTTCGCCGGTGACGCGCTCGGGCTGCCGTGGCCGGCCGAGGGGCAGTCGGCGGTCTCGGTGGACGGCGTGGGCAGCCTCGGTACGCACGGGGAGCAGAAGCCCGCCCCGCTGGCGAGTGTGGCCAAGACGATGACGGCGTACGTGATCCTCAAGGAGCACCCGATCTCCGGGAAGCAGGAGGGCCCGAAGATCACCGTCGACCAGCAGGCCGAGGACGACGCGAAGAAGCCCGACGAGTCGACGGCGCCGATCCGTAAGGACCAGCAGTTCACCGAGAAGCAGATGCTCGAACTGCTGATGATCCCGTCCGGCAACAACGCCGCCCGCCTGCTGGCCCGTTGGGACGCCGGGAACGAGGAGGCGTTCATCGCCAAGATGAACGCCACGGCCAAGGAACTGGGCATGACCAGCTCCACGTACACCGACCCGAGCGGTCTGAAGGAGACCACGGTCTCCACGCCGACCGACCAGCTCAAGCTGGCCCAGGCCGTCATGCAGAACGACGTGTTCCGCGGCATCGTCAATACGCCCCAGATCAAGATCCCGGGCATCCCCACGACGATCTACAACAACAACACGATCCTGCTCAAGCCGGGTGTCAGCGGTATCAAGACCGGCTCGTCGACCCCGGCCGGCGGCAATCTGCTGTGGGCGGCCGACACGGTCGTCGACGGCAAGAACCAGCGGATCTACGGCATAGTCATGGGCCAGCACACCGGCACCACCCTCGACAGCAAGCTGAAGGCCGCGATCAACAACAGCTACACGCTGATCCAGGCCGTCCAGAAGGCCGTCACCTCGGCGACCGTCGTCAAGAAGGGCGATGTCGTCGGATACGTCGACAACGGGCTCGGCGGCAAGACCCCCCTCGTCGCGGCCAAGGACCTCAAGGCCATCGGCTGGCCGGGTCTGAAGGTCGACGTGACGATCGGCGACGGCGGCAAGGCCGTGCCGCACTCGGCGAAGGCCGGCACCGTCGTGGGCGAGCTGTCCATCGGTTCGGGCCCCGGCCGCCAGACCGCGCCGGTCGAACTGGGCAGCGCCATGGCCGAGCCCGGGATCGGGGACAAACTCACCCGACTGGGCTGA
- a CDS encoding MFS transporter, with amino-acid sequence MTTADPTPTRADSTTIVPEPKGRIRLGPDSWPMRHPVAFVAAVAAVTHILWFFLLANSGGDLAAQDAWSEFVGRHPESAYNLAWYGGMHPVSYSVVSPYLMSVLGVRTTMMIAGTGSAALTALILVRVKAVRNPLACSFAALFAFLCNAVSGRVTFGLGTMFALGAVAAVFCWPRNRRENRWSKAAVAAPCAALATASSPVAGLFLGVVAAALFLNKRRPGAYAIGLPPVAVVALSAWLFPFSGTQPMSLATTSLPFLYAVLVLVLVPKDWRSVRTAALVYGVGVLLCFAIHSQIGSNVTRLAMLFGGVVLLAALPYMVPRSRKWYALVLAFVGLNVWIGFKSAEDIVRTAPAASWARDLAPLVDQLQRVDAETGRVEVVPASSHREASAFTPYVNLARGWNRQADMQRNPLFYDDTLDSASYRAWLHRWAVRYVVLPMGPADQNGDIKEAKLIQQGQPYLKPVWSNEHWKLYAVDSPTPLADPPATVKHAGEGELTVEVRSPGKVLIRVPYSPWLKLVDDKGKGVEPPQETAESKLRGHGPKSFTNVNGCLRKAPQDGSGDEWTELLAPKPGTYRVAAPYSIPRGTGCPTELGGS; translated from the coding sequence GTGACCACCGCTGATCCGACGCCCACCCGCGCCGACAGCACCACGATCGTCCCCGAGCCCAAGGGGCGAATACGTCTGGGCCCCGACTCGTGGCCGATGCGCCACCCCGTCGCCTTCGTGGCGGCGGTCGCGGCCGTCACCCACATCCTGTGGTTCTTCCTTCTCGCCAACAGCGGCGGTGACCTCGCGGCCCAGGACGCCTGGTCCGAGTTCGTCGGCCGCCACCCGGAGTCCGCGTACAACCTCGCCTGGTACGGCGGGATGCACCCGGTCTCCTACAGCGTCGTCTCGCCGTATCTGATGTCGGTCCTCGGTGTCCGTACGACGATGATGATCGCCGGGACCGGCTCGGCCGCGCTGACCGCGCTGATCCTGGTGCGGGTGAAGGCCGTCCGCAATCCGCTGGCCTGCTCGTTCGCCGCGCTGTTCGCCTTCCTGTGCAACGCCGTGTCGGGCCGGGTGACCTTCGGGCTCGGCACGATGTTCGCGCTGGGCGCGGTGGCCGCGGTGTTCTGCTGGCCGCGCAACCGGCGCGAGAACCGCTGGTCGAAGGCGGCCGTCGCAGCGCCGTGCGCCGCGCTCGCCACCGCGAGCAGCCCGGTCGCCGGGCTGTTCCTCGGCGTCGTCGCGGCCGCGCTGTTCCTGAACAAGCGCCGGCCGGGCGCGTACGCCATCGGCCTGCCACCGGTCGCGGTGGTCGCCCTGTCGGCGTGGCTGTTCCCCTTCTCCGGTACGCAGCCGATGTCGCTGGCCACCACCTCGCTGCCGTTCCTGTACGCGGTCCTGGTGCTCGTCCTCGTACCGAAGGACTGGCGCTCCGTCCGCACGGCCGCGCTGGTGTACGGCGTCGGCGTGCTGCTGTGCTTCGCGATCCACTCGCAGATCGGGTCCAACGTCACCCGGCTCGCGATGCTGTTCGGCGGCGTGGTGCTGCTCGCCGCACTGCCGTACATGGTGCCGAGGTCGCGCAAGTGGTACGCCCTGGTACTGGCCTTCGTCGGTCTGAACGTGTGGATCGGCTTCAAGTCGGCCGAGGACATCGTGCGCACCGCGCCCGCCGCGTCCTGGGCGCGCGATCTGGCGCCGCTGGTCGACCAGTTGCAGCGGGTCGACGCGGAGACCGGCCGGGTCGAGGTGGTCCCCGCCTCCAGCCACCGCGAGGCCTCGGCGTTCACGCCGTACGTGAACCTCGCCCGCGGCTGGAACCGGCAGGCCGACATGCAGCGCAACCCGCTGTTCTACGACGACACCCTGGACTCGGCGAGCTACCGCGCATGGCTGCACCGCTGGGCCGTCCGCTACGTGGTGCTGCCGATGGGCCCCGCGGACCAGAACGGCGACATCAAGGAGGCCAAGCTCATCCAGCAGGGCCAGCCGTATCTGAAGCCGGTGTGGTCCAACGAGCACTGGAAGCTGTACGCGGTCGACAGCCCGACCCCGCTCGCCGACCCGCCGGCCACCGTCAAGCACGCGGGCGAGGGCGAGCTGACCGTGGAGGTCCGCTCGCCGGGCAAGGTGCTGATCCGCGTCCCGTACTCGCCGTGGCTGAAACTCGTCGACGACAAGGGCAAGGGCGTGGAGCCGCCGCAGGAGACGGCCGAGTCCAAGCTCCGCGGCCACGGCCCGAAGTCGTTCACCAACGTGAACGGCTGCCTGCGCAAAGCCCCGCAGGACGGCTCGGGCGACGAATGGACCGAACTCCTCGCCCCGAAGCCCGGCACGTACCGGGTGGCGGCCCCGTACAGCATCCCCCGCGGGACGGGCTGCCCGACGGAGCTCGGGGGCTCGTAA
- a CDS encoding MBL fold metallo-hydrolase, with product MPEQTTPPPSPPLSYEVFVADGVPRTDGMRLPDGDPIVSSPVSSTLIHGERDAVLVDPPLARGQIAQVAEGVERSGKRLAYVYITHGHGDHWFGTAALLDRFGEPDTVVYATGGTIRKMREELAGKDRGLAKTYPDIPEHTPILAGPVPSEGFRLEGHLIEAVETGHTDTDGTSALHVPSIGLVVAGDVVYNGVHQRLSEGGLQAWHDNIEKIAALNPRHVVAGHKNKALPDDPKILDETRAYLRDAIRLLASGPTPEEFYEEMLKLHGERLNPGPLWCSTVELLGRARDAKPEPAPSGLETA from the coding sequence ATGCCAGAGCAGACGACGCCGCCCCCGTCTCCGCCCCTGTCGTACGAGGTCTTCGTCGCGGACGGGGTGCCGCGGACGGACGGGATGCGGCTGCCGGACGGCGACCCGATCGTCTCATCGCCCGTCTCGTCCACCCTGATCCACGGCGAGCGCGACGCCGTCCTGGTGGACCCGCCGCTGGCCCGCGGCCAGATCGCGCAGGTCGCCGAGGGCGTGGAGCGCTCCGGCAAGCGGCTCGCGTACGTGTACATCACGCACGGCCATGGGGACCACTGGTTCGGCACGGCGGCGCTGCTCGACAGGTTCGGGGAGCCCGACACCGTCGTGTACGCGACCGGGGGCACGATCCGGAAGATGCGCGAGGAACTCGCGGGCAAGGACAGGGGGTTGGCGAAGACGTACCCGGACATCCCCGAGCACACCCCGATCCTCGCCGGGCCCGTACCGTCCGAGGGCTTCCGCCTGGAGGGCCACCTCATCGAGGCGGTCGAGACGGGCCACACCGACACCGACGGCACCTCCGCCCTGCACGTGCCGTCGATCGGCCTGGTAGTCGCCGGGGACGTCGTCTACAACGGGGTGCACCAGAGGTTGTCGGAGGGCGGCCTCCAGGCGTGGCACGACAACATCGAGAAGATCGCCGCGCTGAACCCGCGCCATGTGGTGGCGGGCCACAAGAACAAGGCCCTGCCGGACGACCCGAAGATCCTGGACGAGACCCGCGCCTACCTGCGCGACGCCATCCGCCTCCTGGCGTCCGGGCCGACCCCGGAGGAGTTCTACGAGGAGATGCTGAAACTCCACGGCGAGCGCCTCAACCCGGGGCCGCTCTGGTGCAGCACGGTGGAGCTGCTGGGCCGAGCGAGGGACGCGAAGCCCGAGCCCGCACCGTCGGGCCTCGAAACCGCGTGA
- a CDS encoding potassium channel family protein has translation MTVGLWLVVYYLVPLDHGIGIGTAVALVVSLVLFAGVVVWQVRTVTRSAHPRLRAIETLATAGPIFLVIFSAAYVLLAKNQAGSFTETLGRTDALYFTVTVFATVGFGDIAPVTGAARVLTMVQMLADVILVGMVARILLGAVRIAEDVRSADSGEPPGSEGPVGQG, from the coding sequence GTGACCGTGGGCCTGTGGCTTGTTGTCTATTACCTGGTGCCGCTGGACCACGGCATCGGCATCGGTACAGCGGTCGCGCTGGTCGTAAGCCTCGTGCTTTTCGCAGGTGTGGTCGTCTGGCAGGTTCGAACCGTCACGAGATCCGCACACCCCCGGCTACGCGCCATCGAGACGCTGGCCACCGCCGGGCCGATCTTCCTGGTCATCTTCTCGGCGGCCTATGTGCTTCTGGCCAAGAACCAAGCCGGCTCTTTCACGGAAACGTTGGGGCGCACTGATGCCTTGTATTTCACCGTCACCGTGTTCGCGACGGTGGGCTTCGGAGACATCGCCCCGGTGACCGGGGCGGCACGGGTCCTGACCATGGTGCAGATGCTGGCCGACGTGATTCTGGTGGGAATGGTTGCGCGGATCCTTCTCGGCGCGGTCCGGATCGCGGAAGATGTCCGGTCGGCCGACTCCGGCGAGCCACCGGGCTCGGAAGGTCCGGTCGGTCAAGGGTGA
- a CDS encoding chloride channel protein has product MPVDRTGPKTPSPSDPLTLLRSRAYLMLLVLSALIGVPVSAAAFGFLALVGELQPLIYTDLPTSLGFDGTPPWWPLPLLAVGGLLTALTIKYLPGHGGHEPTAGFKAGGPPTPIELPGIFLAALATLCFAAVLGPEAPLLALGGGLGAGAVRMVKRNPPEQASAVLGAAGSFAAISSLLGSPLLGAFLLMEASGLGGPMMAMVLVPGLLAAGIGALIFVGLGSWTGLGTYSLALNHVPKATHPTAAEFGWALVIGLSAAVVGVGIRWLAVRLKTHVDRRRVPATVVMGLVVAGLAIGYAEGTGKAATDVLYSGQTALDPLLTHSAAYSVGALSLLVLCKGLAYGASLSSFRGGPIFPSMFVGAAGGILFSHLPGLSLVAGFAMGIGAMSAAMLGLPMVSVLLATLLIGAEGLTVMPLVIVTVVVTYVATAKLTPPPPEPREGPGPRRQ; this is encoded by the coding sequence ATGCCGGTCGACAGGACTGGACCCAAGACCCCGTCACCGTCGGACCCGCTGACTCTTCTGCGGAGCCGCGCGTACCTGATGCTTCTGGTGCTGTCCGCGCTGATCGGCGTGCCGGTGTCCGCGGCGGCGTTCGGCTTCCTCGCGCTGGTCGGCGAACTTCAGCCCTTGATCTACACGGATCTGCCCACGTCGCTGGGGTTCGACGGAACGCCACCGTGGTGGCCGTTGCCGCTGCTCGCCGTAGGAGGGCTTCTTACGGCACTGACGATCAAGTATCTGCCGGGGCACGGCGGTCATGAGCCGACAGCCGGGTTCAAGGCCGGCGGCCCGCCCACGCCCATCGAGCTGCCCGGCATCTTCCTCGCCGCTCTGGCGACGCTCTGCTTCGCCGCCGTCCTCGGACCCGAGGCTCCTCTCCTGGCGCTCGGCGGCGGGCTCGGCGCCGGCGCAGTGCGGATGGTCAAACGGAACCCCCCGGAGCAGGCGAGCGCGGTGTTGGGCGCGGCGGGCAGTTTTGCCGCCATCAGCTCGCTGCTGGGATCACCCCTGCTCGGAGCGTTCCTCCTGATGGAAGCCTCGGGGCTGGGTGGGCCGATGATGGCGATGGTGTTGGTGCCCGGCCTGCTGGCTGCGGGCATCGGCGCACTCATCTTCGTCGGGCTGGGATCCTGGACCGGGCTGGGCACCTACTCGCTGGCACTGAACCACGTCCCCAAGGCCACGCACCCGACAGCGGCAGAATTCGGCTGGGCTCTGGTCATCGGACTGTCAGCCGCCGTCGTGGGAGTGGGAATCAGATGGCTCGCCGTCCGGCTCAAGACGCACGTCGACAGGCGACGGGTGCCGGCCACGGTGGTCATGGGCCTAGTCGTGGCGGGGCTGGCGATCGGCTACGCGGAGGGCACTGGCAAAGCAGCGACCGACGTGTTGTATTCGGGGCAGACGGCGCTGGATCCACTCCTCACGCACAGCGCCGCGTATTCGGTGGGAGCGTTGTCGCTGCTGGTGCTGTGCAAGGGCCTGGCCTATGGCGCATCGCTCAGTAGTTTCAGAGGAGGCCCGATCTTTCCCTCGATGTTCGTGGGAGCGGCGGGCGGCATCCTGTTCTCCCACCTGCCAGGGCTGAGCCTGGTCGCGGGGTTCGCGATGGGTATCGGAGCGATGAGCGCCGCAATGCTGGGGCTTCCGATGGTCTCCGTCCTGCTTGCCACGCTGCTGATCGGAGCGGAGGGGCTCACGGTCATGCCGCTGGTGATCGTCACGGTCGTGGTCACGTACGTCGCGACGGCGAAGCTGACGCCTCCTCCCCCGGAGCCGAGGGAAGGGCCGGGGCCGCGTCGGCAGTAG
- a CDS encoding SHOCT domain-containing protein yields MWILWFVLLFRCIGDIFRDDTLSGMGKAGGLVFVVVLPFLGVLVHVLARGKDMDEHERQHVQARQQAFDDHIRETTAGGARDRFPGDTSGKRRLHGSRSSVRSRCPGNQRTAKPTSTITVVHTTTIVVG; encoded by the coding sequence ATGTGGATCCTGTGGTTCGTCCTGCTCTTTCGCTGTATCGGTGACATCTTCCGGGACGACACGCTCAGCGGAATGGGCAAGGCAGGGGGGCTCGTCTTCGTAGTCGTGCTCCCCTTCCTCGGCGTGCTCGTCCATGTCCTGGCCCGCGGCAAGGACATGGACGAGCACGAGAGGCAGCATGTCCAAGCCCGTCAGCAGGCGTTCGACGACCACATCCGCGAGACCACCGCCGGCGGCGCACGCGACCGCTTCCCTGGCGATACGTCAGGGAAGCGGCGGCTGCATGGGAGTCGGTCGTCGGTGCGGAGCCGGTGTCCAGGAAACCAACGGACCGCGAAGCCCACCAGCACGATCACCGTGGTCCACACCACGACCATCGTGGTCGGGTAG